One Granulicella sp. 5B5 DNA window includes the following coding sequences:
- a CDS encoding aldo/keto reductase, with translation MRITGEGIWGEPKDRESAKAVLRRVVELGIDFIDTADAYGPDVSEQLIGETLAPYEKGTVIATKGGLTRQGPNAWQPVGRPEYLEQQVEMSLRFLKKERLDLWQLHRIDPKVPVEESLGAIKKFQEQGKIRFVGLSEVSVAEIEQARKVVEIVSVQNKYNLTDRASEPVLEYCEKEGIAFIPWFPVAAGKLTQPGGAMDALAKKHDATVAQLSLAWLLHRSPVMIPIAGTSSVKHLEENVKARDLVLSVDEWLELEAAAK, from the coding sequence ATGCGGATTACCGGCGAGGGAATTTGGGGCGAGCCGAAGGACCGTGAGAGTGCGAAGGCCGTTCTGCGCCGGGTGGTGGAGCTGGGGATCGACTTTATCGACACGGCGGATGCGTATGGGCCGGATGTGAGCGAACAACTGATTGGCGAGACGCTGGCGCCGTACGAAAAAGGCACGGTGATCGCGACCAAGGGCGGACTGACGCGACAAGGGCCGAATGCGTGGCAGCCGGTGGGGCGGCCGGAGTATCTGGAGCAGCAGGTTGAGATGAGCCTGCGGTTTTTGAAGAAGGAGCGGTTGGATTTGTGGCAGCTACATCGGATCGATCCGAAGGTGCCGGTGGAGGAGTCGCTGGGAGCGATCAAGAAGTTTCAGGAGCAGGGGAAGATCCGGTTTGTGGGTTTGAGCGAGGTGTCGGTCGCGGAGATTGAGCAGGCGCGCAAGGTGGTGGAAATTGTGAGCGTGCAGAACAAGTACAACCTGACCGATCGCGCGAGTGAGCCGGTGCTGGAGTATTGCGAGAAGGAAGGGATCGCGTTTATTCCGTGGTTTCCCGTGGCGGCGGGCAAGCTGACGCAGCCGGGTGGCGCGATGGACGCGCTGGCGAAGAAGCATGATGCGACAGTAGCGCAGCTGTCGCTGGCGTGGCTGCTGCACCGGTCGCCGGTGATGATTCCGATTGCCGGGACATCGTCAGTGAAGCACCTGGAGGAGAACGTGAAGGCGCGCGACCTGGTGTTGAGTGTAGACGAGTGGCTTGAGTTGGAAGCGGCGGCAAAGTAA
- a CDS encoding isochorismatase family protein, giving the protein MGLELNAKETALVLIDLQNGIVGRQLAPYSGKDIVSKGSHLANAIRAAGGTVVYVHVLVNEVLPLQADRAMPRPSEPYPPEASELVESAGYQDDKDVLITKRQWDAFYATGLDQALRRRGVKTIVLGGIATNFGVESTARSAQAHGYEIVFVEDAMTTMSAEMHKFAVEVLFPIIGRVRTSNEVMQALGAEGASAASEPAAVVHGEQGAYN; this is encoded by the coding sequence ATGGGTCTGGAGTTGAACGCGAAGGAGACGGCGCTGGTGCTGATTGACCTGCAGAACGGGATCGTGGGCAGGCAGCTGGCGCCGTATAGCGGCAAGGATATTGTGAGCAAGGGCTCTCATTTGGCGAATGCGATACGCGCGGCGGGTGGAACGGTGGTGTATGTGCATGTGCTGGTGAACGAGGTGTTGCCGCTGCAAGCAGACCGTGCGATGCCGCGGCCGAGCGAGCCGTATCCGCCAGAGGCTTCAGAGCTGGTGGAGAGCGCGGGATATCAGGACGATAAAGATGTATTGATCACGAAGCGGCAGTGGGATGCGTTTTATGCGACAGGCCTCGACCAGGCACTGCGGCGTCGTGGCGTGAAAACAATTGTGTTGGGTGGGATTGCGACGAACTTCGGCGTGGAGTCGACGGCGCGGTCGGCGCAGGCGCATGGGTATGAGATCGTGTTCGTCGAAGATGCCATGACGACGATGTCGGCTGAGATGCACAAGTTTGCGGTAGAGGTGCTGTTTCCGATCATCGGGCGCGTGCGGACGAGCAATGAGGTGATGCAGGCGCTGGGTGCGGAAGGCGCGTCGGCGGCTAGTGAGCCTGCGGCGGTCGTCCATGGAGAGCAGGGGGCGTATAACTAG
- a CDS encoding mechanosensitive ion channel family protein, with amino-acid sequence MRLKPKAALAALLTSLCFTAPAFVSAQRVTHTEAKHDAQPAPAKPAIPVPESPVTIDGKVLFSVPGVLSFPASARARAITARIGKLSKDVTFNPSSLTISDGEDSTDIMASDLVLMSVTDADATLAHTPRQQLARQYITITSSAITQLRHQYSLKSISIGAVYALLVTLLLVLLFRLLALIFAKIYARLHAWHGTALRIQRFELLSADKLSGGAIGLVRLFRLALVLNLLYLYAYVVLRFFPWTEPYAQQLVSYVVSPLKIVISAVVAYLPNLFFIAVILAVVYYIGKFIATVFREIGKKNVVIRGFYPEWADPTWKIVRFLLFALTLIIVFPYLPGSKSPAFQGVAVFVGALISLGSSSAVANIVSGIILTYMRAFNPGDRVRIDNTEGDIIEKNLLVTRIRTIKNVETTIANSLVLSSHISNFSASVQREGLILHTSVTIGYDAPWRTVHQLLITAALATDNILHDPAPFVLQKALDDFYVQYEINGYTAKPSVMARTYSDLHTKIQDTFNEAGVEIMSSHYSSMRDGNHTTIPESYRPADYRAPGFRITNLAPTKDKEEPPVK; translated from the coding sequence ATGCGTCTGAAACCCAAAGCGGCTCTCGCGGCCTTACTCACCTCGCTCTGCTTCACCGCTCCAGCCTTCGTGTCCGCGCAGCGCGTCACGCATACAGAAGCCAAGCACGACGCCCAGCCCGCCCCAGCCAAACCTGCCATACCTGTCCCCGAGTCCCCCGTCACCATCGACGGCAAGGTCCTCTTCTCCGTGCCCGGCGTGCTCTCTTTCCCTGCCTCCGCACGTGCCAGGGCCATCACGGCCCGCATCGGCAAGCTCTCCAAGGATGTCACCTTCAACCCCTCCTCACTCACCATCTCCGACGGCGAAGACTCCACCGACATCATGGCCAGCGACCTAGTCCTCATGAGCGTCACCGATGCGGATGCGACCCTGGCCCACACCCCTCGCCAACAACTCGCCAGACAGTACATCACCATCACCAGCTCCGCAATCACGCAACTGCGCCACCAGTACAGCCTCAAGAGCATCTCCATCGGCGCGGTCTACGCCCTATTGGTTACGCTCCTTCTCGTTCTTCTCTTCCGCCTGCTCGCGCTGATCTTCGCGAAGATCTACGCTCGCCTCCACGCCTGGCACGGCACCGCGCTGCGCATCCAGCGCTTCGAACTCCTCTCCGCGGATAAACTCTCCGGCGGCGCCATCGGACTCGTCCGCCTCTTCCGCCTCGCGCTCGTCCTCAATCTGCTCTACCTCTATGCTTACGTCGTTCTGCGCTTCTTCCCCTGGACTGAGCCGTATGCGCAGCAGTTAGTCAGCTACGTTGTCTCTCCGCTCAAAATTGTCATCAGCGCGGTCGTCGCTTATCTCCCCAATCTCTTCTTCATCGCGGTCATCCTCGCCGTCGTGTATTACATCGGCAAGTTCATCGCCACCGTCTTCCGTGAGATCGGCAAGAAAAACGTCGTCATTCGCGGCTTCTATCCCGAGTGGGCCGATCCCACCTGGAAGATCGTCCGTTTTCTTCTCTTCGCGCTCACGCTCATCATCGTCTTTCCATACCTGCCCGGCTCCAAGTCGCCCGCCTTTCAGGGCGTTGCAGTCTTTGTTGGCGCGCTCATCTCGCTAGGCTCCAGTTCCGCGGTTGCGAACATCGTCTCCGGCATCATCCTCACCTACATGCGCGCCTTCAACCCCGGCGACCGCGTCCGCATCGACAACACCGAAGGCGACATCATCGAAAAGAACCTCCTCGTCACTCGCATCCGCACCATCAAGAACGTCGAAACCACCATCGCTAACTCGCTCGTCCTCAGCAGCCATATCAGCAACTTCAGCGCCTCCGTGCAGCGCGAAGGCCTCATCCTGCACACCTCGGTCACCATCGGGTACGACGCTCCCTGGCGCACCGTCCACCAACTGCTCATCACCGCCGCGCTCGCCACCGACAACATCCTCCATGACCCCGCTCCCTTCGTCCTGCAAAAGGCACTTGACGACTTCTACGTCCAGTACGAGATCAACGGCTACACCGCCAAGCCCAGCGTTATGGCGCGCACCTATTCCGATCTCCACACCAAGATCCAGGACACCTTCAACGAAGCTGGCGTCGAAATCATGTCCTCGCACTACAGCTCCATGCGCGACGGCAACCACACCACCATCCCCGAAAGCTATCGCCCCGCCGACTACCGCGCACCCGGCTTCCGCATCACCAACCTCGCCCCCACCAAAGACAAAGAGGAGCCACCCGTTAAGTGA